The Rubripirellula tenax genome contains the following window.
TTCAGCACGCGATTCTTACGATCGCTCGACAGAGCAGGACGAGTTGACAACGCTTGTTACGCTCCGCGTTAAGAGCGTTCCGTCGCCAATTTCCAGGCGGCTGCAAGCCCCTCGGTGAGACCAAGTTGCTCAGCCCACTGATCGAGTTACTCTCGATCGACCCGCAGGAATTTCTTTTCCTGTAGGCCGATCCGCTTGTTGCGAATCCGCCAACGCCCGGTCGCAAACAGCGCCGGGCGTAGGCGGGGTGATTCAGTTAGAACCCAAGTGGGGCCAGCACGTGGCCGATCTCGAACTGGAAACCGTCGATCGATCGAGTGACCGCAAGCTAAAACATGTTGAACGGAAGATGAAAACGCAAACCGTCCAATGAGGCCCGGACTCCAGCAAGTCAGTTTCGGATGTACGGCACAATCTGCAATCCGCCGCTCGCTGGTGCTTGACGGATTGCGGCATCAAGTGGAATCGCGAAGGACAATGGAAAGAACGAAAAGATTTCCACGCCAAGCAGCCGCGATTCATTAAACTGCCACCCATGCGATATATATTTTTTTGTCCAACAATCTTATTTGGCTTGATCTGCGTTCCGCTTTTTCCAGCTCATTCAGACGAGCCCATCAGTGTTACCGGCGCACAAACATTCCTGACACGCCATCCGGACGCAGATGCAAACAACGACGGAATACTCACTAGCGAAGAAGAGCGAGCTTACTCGCGTCAGCTTGCGATGGACGCCCTCGGTGGAGACTACCGCTATCACAAAACCATGGTTCCCATGCGTGATGGGGTTCGATTGGCCACCGGTCTTTTCATCCCGACAAAGGCTGTTACGGAGAAGAGCAAACACTCCACCGTTCTTTGCCGTTCGGCATATGGCATTTGGGCTGCGGCGTTATTCGATAGCCAAAAGTTTGCCAACAAAGATCTGATCTACATCTGCCAGGACCTTCGCGGTGACGGGCAGTCGGAGGGGCATGGTACCGCCGATCTTTCCAGCTTCGACAACGAAATCAGCGACGGTTACGACACCATCGACTGGATCATCAATCAAGCTTGGTCCGACGGAAAGGTCGGCATGACCGGCCAGAGCGGCCACGGGTTTTCCGCCTACATGGCCTACCTCGCCAAGCACCCGAATCTGGTTGGTTGTGATACGAATATCAGCGGTGGCAGCGCTCACCTGTATTGGACGTTTCATAATGGAGTCAAACGTGAGATGTACTATGGATGGCTTGCTCAGCGCAACATCCCCATTCCACTCTGGCCCAAACCTAGCGTCGAACTTTTTGACCGAACCGCGTATCAGGAAACCCTGCGAGGTGCCGCCGATGGAAACGATACGGCATTCATCGCCCGCACCGGCTGGTACGACATCTTTTCCGAATCCGCGATCGACTACTTTCAACGATTTGCCCAGCATGGCAAGGTCTTCGTTCAAATCGATGCGTCGGGCCATGGCAGGATGGCCGGCAAGCCCTACCCGGCCAAGCCGATTCCTGTGGAATGGGAGCTGCCGGCGTTGACACGCATCCTTGACGATCCACGTCAAAATACGCCTGAGCGTTCCTATATCGTTTACTACTTGATGGGCGACACGACCGATCCGACGGCACCCGGCAATGGCTACCGGATCACACACGCTTGGCCGGTCCCTCACGAACCGATCCGCTACTATTTGACATCCGATGGGACCGTTGGCACTGAGCGACCAACCGAAGGCCAAGCATCACGATCGTTCCGATACGACCCGCGAGACCCCGTCCCTTCGGCGGGCGGTGATGTTTTTATTCATGAAGGTGTCGGACCGAAGGATCAGCGTGTTCTGAAAGACCGCAATGACGTTCTTCATTTTACGTCGGCGCCGCTGACCGAGCCGCTCGAGATCACCGGCAAGGTCCTCGCCGATCTGTACGTCAGTAGCGATGTCAGCGATACCACCTTCACGGCCAAGCTGGTCGACATTTATCCCGATGGCTACGAAGCCATTGTCCGAGATTCGATCATCATGGCCCGATTCCACCAGGGGTTCGACAAACAAGTCCCGATGCAAAAAGGGAAGGTATACAAGCTGACCATGGATATGTGGAGCACCGCATTGGTCTTCAACAAGGGGCACCGCCTCGGCGTTCAGATCTCCAGTAGCAATCATCCCAAATACGAAGTCCACCCAAACACGTTCGAACCTTCGGAATCATTTGACCAGTCCCCCGTCGCGACCCACACCATCCATTTATCGTCGCAGCACCCATCCAATATCGTGCTTCCCGTCGTCAGCCGCGAAGAGTAGGCCGAGAGAGAAAAGGCGTCGTTTCGAAAAAATGCTTCAGGGATGAATGGCACTGCCCGTTGGTTCAGGTGCAGCGAAAGACGGGTTCCGATTCGTTGGGTGCACGTTCGTGACCTTGATGGTAGGCATCGCGACGAGCACTTCTTCACCACTGATACCTCGATGTCGGCCGGCGAGGTGATCGGGAAACACTTGACTGCTAAGGCGGATCGGCGAGCACCTTTCCCGTTCGGTCGTCGACGCGGTGCATGCGATTGACACCTCCGAACGCACCATCGCCGGATTTCAGCGAGACCAACCAATAGGGGGCGTCAGGCACATTCGCGGCCACCATCGCGCGAAGGACAGCCAGATCATGCACACCGTTCTCGCTATACAACTTCGCATAGAACTCTTTTTCCCGACGAATCTTCGCCGAGTCAAAAAATACCGCCGAACACTTAGTGCCGGGCGGAATTTCACCAAGGTGTTCAATGACAATCATGATTGCCGCCTTCTGGTCGATTTCCCGTTTCGTCAACTCTTGCTCCCAACCCTTGACACTTGCATCGCTGAAAACCATCGCTTGCCGCACAATCGATGCGGACTCGC
Protein-coding sequences here:
- a CDS encoding CocE/NonD family hydrolase; amino-acid sequence: MRYIFFCPTILFGLICVPLFPAHSDEPISVTGAQTFLTRHPDADANNDGILTSEEERAYSRQLAMDALGGDYRYHKTMVPMRDGVRLATGLFIPTKAVTEKSKHSTVLCRSAYGIWAAALFDSQKFANKDLIYICQDLRGDGQSEGHGTADLSSFDNEISDGYDTIDWIINQAWSDGKVGMTGQSGHGFSAYMAYLAKHPNLVGCDTNISGGSAHLYWTFHNGVKREMYYGWLAQRNIPIPLWPKPSVELFDRTAYQETLRGAADGNDTAFIARTGWYDIFSESAIDYFQRFAQHGKVFVQIDASGHGRMAGKPYPAKPIPVEWELPALTRILDDPRQNTPERSYIVYYLMGDTTDPTAPGNGYRITHAWPVPHEPIRYYLTSDGTVGTERPTEGQASRSFRYDPRDPVPSAGGDVFIHEGVGPKDQRVLKDRNDVLHFTSAPLTEPLEITGKVLADLYVSSDVSDTTFTAKLVDIYPDGYEAIVRDSIIMARFHQGFDKQVPMQKGKVYKLTMDMWSTALVFNKGHRLGVQISSSNHPKYEVHPNTFEPSESFDQSPVATHTIHLSSQHPSNIVLPVVSREE